The Candidatus Binatia bacterium genome has a segment encoding these proteins:
- a CDS encoding efflux RND transporter permease subunit, producing MKESFTQRVVEVFLRGNLSILLVIVSLLLGAAALWVTPREEEPQIVVPLADVFVSAPGLSATEVERLLSTPLEKLLYQIDGVEHVYSMSRAGAAIVTVRFFVGENREDSLVKIYNKVQSNIDRVPADVTGWVVKPVEIDDVPIVNVSLWSRDPARYDDYALRRVAEELELRLQAVPNTNRTEVIGGPPRRIVLELDTHALAARRTSPIEVAWALGVSNSETDSAGFDQGDRRYLVEAGGFFPDAESLRSAVVNVVDGAPVFLRDVARVVDGPDERQTYTWLGFGPADRAAVGRPARGDFAPAVHVAVAKKKGTNAVWVADAVAERVAELAPVLFPDGVEYEITRNYGETANHKVNELVEGLAVALVIVIALIAFSLGWREALVVAVAVPIAFSLTLFVNYLFGYTINRVTLFALILSLGLVVDDPIVDVENIYRHFQMRLEPPLQAVLTAVQEVRPPIILATLAVIVSFLPMFFITGMMGPYMRPMALNVPLAMLMSLVVAFTVTPWMTYHALRRVYREEQREPYVLERTLTYRTYRALLGPLLESRRLGVGLLVLMAILFLAALSLGGVRLVPLKMLPFDNKNEFQIVIDMPEGTTLERTDAAARALAGVVAGLPEVTNYSVYSGVASAIDFNGLVRHYYLRRGPHLADIRVNLAGKRERSAQSHDIVLRLRSLLEPVARAWDANIKIVESPPGPPVISTLAVEIYGDDGVPYPRLQAAAEILAARLRVEPFVADVDTSVEAEQPQWTFTVDKEKAALSGIATSDIGQVVRLSLDGMTASRLHAPGEVNPLDIVLRLPRATRSSVEDLRTIYLKGRPGYTQVREAGGMRTAPVPIVQLGELGRFLETRADRTIYHKDLQPVAYVFAETAGRAPAEAIVDVTADELSAGATPPAASPRDVDGRTYFRNGGGVPWALPAGTRAVWSGEGEWQITLDVFRDLGIAFGMACLGIYVLLVYQTGSYAMPLILMISIPLTVIGIMPGFWLLNRLTSTPVGIYPNPVFFTATAMIGMIALSGIAVRNAVLLIEFVHERLKEGQSLRAALLGSGAVRFRPIMLTAGTAMLAAWPITLDPIFSGLAWALIFGLLVSTAFTLLVIPVTYDLVYRNREGHGVPRQAQ from the coding sequence ATGAAGGAATCCTTTACGCAACGCGTCGTCGAGGTCTTCCTCCGCGGCAATCTTTCCATTCTGCTCGTTATCGTGTCGCTCCTGCTCGGGGCGGCTGCCCTGTGGGTGACCCCGCGCGAAGAGGAACCGCAAATCGTGGTACCGCTGGCGGATGTCTTCGTGTCGGCGCCGGGCCTGAGCGCAACCGAGGTGGAACGTCTGCTCTCGACGCCGCTGGAGAAGCTCCTCTACCAGATCGACGGCGTCGAGCACGTCTACTCGATGTCGCGGGCCGGCGCTGCCATCGTGACGGTGCGTTTCTTCGTGGGTGAAAATCGCGAGGACTCGCTGGTCAAGATCTACAACAAAGTGCAGTCGAACATCGACCGGGTGCCCGCCGACGTTACCGGCTGGGTGGTGAAGCCGGTCGAGATCGACGACGTGCCGATCGTCAACGTCAGTCTTTGGAGCCGAGACCCGGCACGCTACGACGACTATGCGCTGCGGCGCGTCGCCGAGGAACTCGAACTGCGTCTGCAGGCGGTGCCGAACACCAACCGCACGGAGGTGATCGGCGGGCCGCCCCGGCGCATTGTGCTGGAGCTGGATACCCATGCCCTGGCGGCGCGGCGCACCTCGCCGATCGAGGTAGCCTGGGCGCTCGGCGTGTCCAACAGCGAAACGGACAGCGCCGGGTTCGACCAGGGGGACCGGCGGTACCTGGTCGAAGCCGGCGGCTTCTTTCCGGACGCGGAGTCGCTGCGGTCGGCGGTGGTGAACGTCGTCGACGGGGCGCCGGTGTTCTTGCGCGACGTTGCCAGAGTGGTCGACGGACCGGACGAGCGGCAGACCTATACCTGGCTCGGCTTCGGTCCCGCCGATCGGGCGGCGGTCGGCCGTCCGGCCAGGGGCGATTTTGCGCCCGCGGTGCATGTCGCGGTGGCGAAGAAGAAGGGTACCAACGCCGTATGGGTGGCCGACGCGGTGGCCGAGCGCGTTGCCGAGCTGGCTCCGGTGCTGTTTCCGGACGGCGTCGAATACGAAATCACCCGCAACTACGGCGAGACTGCCAACCACAAGGTCAACGAGTTGGTCGAGGGGCTTGCTGTGGCACTGGTGATCGTCATCGCGCTCATCGCGTTCTCGCTCGGCTGGCGGGAGGCGCTGGTGGTGGCCGTGGCCGTACCGATTGCGTTCTCGCTGACGCTCTTTGTCAATTACCTCTTCGGTTACACGATCAACCGCGTGACGCTGTTCGCGCTGATCCTGTCGCTCGGCCTCGTCGTCGACGATCCCATCGTCGACGTCGAGAACATCTACCGGCACTTTCAGATGCGACTCGAACCGCCGTTGCAGGCGGTCCTGACGGCGGTCCAGGAGGTCCGGCCGCCGATCATCCTGGCGACGCTGGCGGTCATCGTTTCCTTCCTGCCGATGTTCTTCATCACCGGCATGATGGGCCCGTACATGAGGCCCATGGCACTCAACGTGCCGCTCGCCATGCTCATGAGCCTCGTGGTCGCGTTCACGGTGACGCCGTGGATGACCTACCACGCGTTGCGCCGCGTGTATCGGGAAGAGCAACGTGAACCTTACGTGCTCGAACGCACTCTGACTTATCGGACTTACAGGGCCTTGCTGGGCCCGTTGCTGGAATCCCGCCGATTGGGGGTCGGGCTGCTGGTGCTCATGGCGATCTTGTTCCTTGCGGCACTCTCGTTGGGAGGTGTCCGTCTGGTGCCCCTCAAGATGCTTCCGTTCGACAACAAGAACGAGTTCCAGATCGTCATCGACATGCCCGAAGGGACTACGCTGGAACGTACCGACGCCGCGGCGCGCGCGCTAGCTGGCGTGGTCGCCGGCCTTCCCGAGGTCACCAACTACAGCGTCTATAGCGGTGTTGCCTCGGCGATCGACTTTAATGGTTTGGTCCGCCACTACTACCTCCGGCGCGGGCCGCACCTGGCCGATATTCGCGTCAATCTGGCGGGCAAACGCGAGCGCAGCGCGCAGTCGCATGACATCGTCCTGCGCCTGCGCTCCCTGCTCGAGCCGGTGGCGCGGGCCTGGGACGCCAACATCAAGATCGTGGAATCCCCGCCGGGGCCGCCGGTTATCTCTACGCTCGCGGTGGAGATCTACGGCGACGACGGCGTCCCCTACCCGCGCTTGCAGGCGGCGGCGGAAATCCTTGCGGCGCGGCTGCGCGTCGAGCCGTTTGTGGCCGACGTCGACACCAGCGTCGAAGCCGAGCAGCCGCAGTGGACCTTCACGGTCGACAAAGAGAAGGCGGCACTGTCGGGCATCGCCACGAGCGACATCGGCCAGGTCGTCCGCCTCAGTCTCGACGGCATGACCGCGAGTCGGCTGCACGCGCCGGGCGAGGTCAATCCCCTCGACATCGTCCTGCGCTTGCCGCGGGCGACGCGGAGTTCCGTCGAGGATCTGCGGACGATCTACCTCAAGGGGCGGCCCGGCTATACCCAGGTCCGCGAAGCCGGCGGGATGCGTACGGCCCCGGTGCCCATCGTCCAACTCGGCGAGTTGGGCCGCTTCCTCGAAACCAGGGCGGACCGGACGATTTACCACAAGGACCTGCAGCCGGTAGCGTACGTGTTTGCCGAGACTGCCGGGCGGGCGCCGGCCGAAGCGATCGTCGACGTGACGGCCGACGAGTTGTCGGCCGGGGCGACACCGCCGGCCGCCTCGCCTCGCGACGTCGACGGGCGCACCTACTTTCGCAACGGCGGGGGGGTGCCCTGGGCGCTGCCCGCCGGTACCCGGGCGGTGTGGAGTGGCGAGGGCGAATGGCAGATCACCCTCGACGTCTTTCGCGACCTCGGCATCGCCTTCGGTATGGCGTGCCTCGGCATTTACGTACTCCTCGTCTACCAGACCGGATCGTACGCCATGCCCCTCATCCTGATGATCTCCATCCCGCTCACGGTCATCGGTATCATGCCGGGTTTCTGGCTGCTGAACCGCCTGACCTCGACGCCGGTCGGTATCTATCCGAATCCGGTGTTCTTTACCGCCACGGCAATGATCGGCATGATTGCGCTTTCCGGTATTGCGGTGCGCAATGCGGTGCTACTGATCGAGTTCGTTCACGAACGGCTCAAAGAAGGGCAGAGCCTGCGTGCGGCGCTGCTGGGCAGCGGAGCGGTACGGTTCCGTCCGATCATGTTGACGGCGGGAACGGCAATGCTGGCGGCCTGGCCAATTACACTCGACCCGATCTTCTCGGGGCTGGCGTGGGCGCTGATCTTCGGACTCCTGGTGTCGACGGCATTCACGCTCCTGGTTATCCCGGTCACGTACGACCTCGTATACCGCAACCGGGAAGGGCACGGTGTGCCCCGCCAGGCCCAGTGA
- a CDS encoding HPF/RaiA family ribosome-associated protein translates to MQVPLQISFRNMEPSAAVEAKVRERAAKLDRFHDRITGCRVVVEAPHKHHHQGKLFHVRIDLTVPGGELLVTRDPAQAHGHEDVYVAIRDAFAAARRQLDQYVAQRRGSVKAHAESPVGHVARLFPADGYGFIAVGDGREVYFHKNSVLGANFAKLAVGTPVTFVEEMGDKGPQASTVRLVGAGEP, encoded by the coding sequence ATGCAGGTACCTTTGCAGATCAGCTTCCGTAATATGGAGCCGTCGGCGGCCGTCGAAGCGAAAGTCCGGGAACGGGCGGCCAAGCTGGATCGGTTTCACGACCGTATTACCGGTTGCCGGGTAGTGGTGGAGGCCCCGCACAAGCACCACCACCAGGGCAAGCTCTTCCACGTCAGGATCGACCTGACCGTGCCCGGGGGCGAGTTGCTCGTCACTCGCGATCCTGCTCAGGCACACGGGCACGAGGACGTCTACGTGGCGATTCGCGACGCTTTTGCAGCCGCACGGCGTCAACTCGACCAGTACGTCGCACAGCGTCGCGGCAGCGTGAAGGCGCACGCCGAATCCCCGGTCGGCCACGTCGCCCGGCTGTTTCCCGCCGACGGTTACGGGTTCATCGCCGTCGGCGACGGCCGCGAAGTCTACTTCCACAAGAACAGCGTGCTCGGTGCGAACTTCGCGAAGCTCGCCGTCGGTACGCCGGTCACGTTCGTCGAAGAAATGGGCGATAAGGGACCTCAGGCGAGTACGGTGCGGCTCGTCGGAGCTGGCGAACCGTAA
- a CDS encoding sigma-70 family RNA polymerase sigma factor translates to MNFRCGRAVEAGMFDPEPAELSLTDNDLSGPAEADGPPTAAGVSELDAEAILGATLAGTRLLTAREEADLTRRIVRARRRVRTLLRRYPRLARQALAGAGRGVVHPEDDFREREAVTILDYAHRLLHDAPRRRALGLRLPAIRQFCADLAAALADYRRPRDEMIRANVRLVSALARRYRHPTLSYLDLFQEGTVGLFRAVEKYDPARAVKFSTYATWWIWQQLGRAADTQGALIRTPVHWNQFRRRHARQATGPDTDMAETTDEMDGLDRDRFDQMAYGFRFISTDAPLSDDDDRQLGALLPDETAQPDRQAMFTALRTHLDRAIDSLPPREQHILRQRFGFDTDARTLDEIGQQLGVSRERIRQLENRALARLKTICAEKGLRDYLN, encoded by the coding sequence TTGAATTTTCGCTGCGGGCGTGCCGTCGAAGCCGGCATGTTCGACCCAGAGCCCGCCGAGCTAAGCCTGACCGATAACGACCTCAGTGGCCCCGCCGAGGCGGACGGCCCGCCGACCGCCGCCGGCGTGTCGGAGCTGGATGCCGAGGCGATCCTTGGCGCCACGCTCGCCGGCACGCGCCTTCTGACGGCTCGGGAAGAGGCCGACCTGACCCGCCGGATCGTCCGCGCTCGCCGACGGGTGCGCACGCTCCTGCGTCGGTATCCGCGCCTCGCCCGCCAGGCCCTCGCCGGCGCCGGACGAGGCGTCGTCCACCCGGAGGACGATTTCCGGGAGCGCGAAGCGGTCACCATCCTCGATTACGCTCACCGCCTCTTGCACGACGCGCCGCGGCGCCGGGCCCTCGGCCTGCGCCTACCGGCCATCCGGCAGTTCTGCGCCGATCTGGCCGCCGCCCTTGCCGACTATCGCAGGCCCCGCGACGAGATGATTCGCGCCAACGTACGCCTGGTCAGCGCCCTCGCACGGCGCTACCGGCATCCCACCCTCAGCTACCTCGATCTCTTCCAGGAGGGCACCGTCGGCCTGTTCCGAGCAGTGGAAAAGTACGACCCCGCCCGGGCCGTGAAGTTCAGTACTTACGCAACGTGGTGGATCTGGCAGCAACTCGGCCGCGCCGCCGATACCCAGGGCGCCTTGATACGCACTCCCGTGCACTGGAATCAGTTCCGCCGGCGCCACGCGCGCCAGGCCACCGGGCCCGACACCGACATGGCCGAGACTACGGACGAAATGGACGGCCTCGATCGCGACCGCTTCGACCAGATGGCCTACGGCTTTCGCTTCATATCGACCGATGCGCCGCTGAGCGACGATGACGACCGGCAGCTCGGTGCCCTCCTGCCTGACGAAACCGCACAGCCCGACCGGCAGGCGATGTTCACTGCCCTTCGTACCCATCTGGACCGCGCCATCGACAGCCTGCCGCCGCGGGAGCAACACATCCTCCGCCAACGCTTCGGCTTCGACACGGACGCCCGCACCCTGGACGAAATCGGCCAGCAGCTCGGCGTCAGCCGCGAGCGGATTCGTCAGTTGGAAAACCGTGCCCTCGCACGGCTAAAGACCATCTGCGCGGAAAAGGGCCTGCGGGACTACCTGAACTGA
- a CDS encoding circadian clock KaiB family protein — MTHIVLKLYVTGQSPRSEQAIADLKRLCERELTGRYELSIVDVLAQPQVAEAENVLATPTLVKELPPPNRRVVGDLSDLARVLAALGLEGGSR, encoded by the coding sequence ATGACGCACATCGTGCTCAAGTTATACGTTACCGGTCAGTCGCCGCGATCCGAGCAGGCGATCGCCGACCTGAAACGGCTGTGCGAGCGCGAGTTGACTGGCCGCTATGAGCTGTCGATCGTCGATGTCCTTGCGCAGCCGCAGGTCGCGGAAGCCGAGAACGTGCTTGCCACCCCAACTTTGGTAAAGGAACTGCCTCCGCCCAACCGCCGCGTCGTCGGTGACTTGTCCGACCTGGCAAGGGTGCTCGCGGCGCTCGGCCTCGAAGGCGGTTCGCGCTGA
- a CDS encoding methionine adenosyltransferase: MAAVLVEALVQTAVCDRRIEVVERKGIGHPDTICDSLVEAIAIGLNRLYLDTVGTIVHYNIDKALLVAGQCDKTFGAGTVTRPMELIVGDRATFVVDGRHLPVAEVARAAVDDWVRAHLPHVRAGQDLRTTVALAPGSEELRGIFGAGSAAPSANDTGGACGYAPRTPTEDLVLATEQFLNSPAFKRDFPDTGQDVKVLGERTDGALAMTVAMPFLCRATPSETVYFRRKAAALEALATHFRDTPFAIEWRLNCLDRPGRGTAGAYLCLTGTSAEDADSGQVGRGNRVNGLIAFARPAGGEAAAGKNSVAHTGKIYSVLAFRLADLLHGACPETREVAVTLSSHIGDPVDAPRVGVQVVLVPEATVADIEPRVHEIVAGELSDLPAFIDALSRGRYAVC; this comes from the coding sequence ATGGCAGCAGTGCTCGTCGAAGCGCTCGTACAAACCGCCGTCTGCGACCGCCGCATCGAGGTCGTGGAACGAAAAGGCATCGGCCATCCGGACACGATTTGCGACAGTCTCGTAGAAGCGATCGCGATCGGTCTGAATCGGCTTTACCTGGATACGGTGGGCACGATCGTGCACTACAACATCGACAAGGCGCTGCTCGTGGCCGGCCAGTGCGACAAGACCTTCGGGGCCGGTACGGTGACCCGGCCCATGGAGCTGATCGTCGGCGACCGAGCGACCTTCGTCGTCGACGGACGCCACCTGCCGGTGGCCGAGGTCGCCCGCGCCGCCGTCGACGACTGGGTACGCGCGCATCTGCCTCACGTACGCGCCGGCCAGGACCTCCGCACGACCGTCGCACTGGCGCCCGGTTCGGAGGAGTTGCGCGGCATCTTCGGAGCCGGCAGCGCCGCCCCGAGCGCCAACGATACCGGCGGCGCCTGCGGCTATGCCCCCCGGACACCGACCGAAGACCTCGTTCTTGCCACGGAGCAGTTTCTCAACTCTCCGGCGTTCAAGCGCGACTTCCCGGACACGGGACAGGACGTCAAGGTCCTCGGCGAACGCACCGACGGCGCTCTGGCCATGACCGTCGCCATGCCCTTTCTCTGCCGTGCGACACCGTCCGAGACGGTGTACTTCCGTCGCAAGGCGGCCGCACTGGAAGCGCTCGCCACCCACTTCCGCGATACCCCGTTTGCAATCGAGTGGCGTCTCAACTGTCTGGACCGACCGGGCCGCGGCACCGCCGGGGCCTATCTCTGCCTGACCGGCACATCCGCCGAGGACGCCGACTCCGGGCAGGTCGGACGCGGCAACCGCGTCAACGGGTTAATCGCCTTCGCCCGGCCGGCCGGCGGCGAGGCCGCCGCCGGCAAGAACTCTGTGGCGCATACGGGGAAGATCTACAGCGTCCTCGCCTTCCGCCTCGCCGACTTACTGCATGGCGCTTGCCCCGAAACCCGCGAGGTAGCGGTCACCCTCTCGTCCCACATCGGCGATCCGGTCGATGCGCCCCGCGTCGGCGTCCAGGTCGTCCTCGTTCCGGAAGCGACCGTGGCGGACATCGAGCCGCGGGTGCATGAAATCGTGGCCGGCGAGTTGAGCGACTTGCCGGCTTTCATCGACGCCCTCAGCCGCGGCCGCTACGCCGTGTGCTAG
- a CDS encoding acyl carrier protein: MSDLRNRIIDVVSGVFKLAPEVVARGVTPDQVEGWDSEKHVELVVALEERFGCMFEAEEVPELTSLDQMESIIGRHV, from the coding sequence ATGAGCGATCTGCGGAACCGGATCATCGACGTCGTCAGCGGGGTCTTCAAGCTCGCGCCGGAGGTCGTCGCCCGCGGCGTCACGCCGGATCAGGTGGAGGGCTGGGATTCCGAGAAGCACGTCGAACTGGTGGTTGCCCTCGAAGAGCGTTTCGGTTGCATGTTCGAGGCAGAAGAGGTCCCCGAGTTGACGTCGCTCGATCAGATGGAGAGCATCATCGGCCGCCATGTCTAA
- a CDS encoding thiamine pyrophosphate-dependent enzyme has translation MSNQAVRDRTPHVTPETVALERMLLIRAVEERLLALFSAGKLFGTTHTCIGQETTAVGVVGALDLTRDIVFSTHRCHGHYLMYSNNPEALIAEIMGRQSGTCGGRGGSQHLYERNFFSNGVQGGILPVATGVALAEQFRGSDAVTVAFLGDGTLGEGAVYEALNMAALWRAPVVFVLEHNRYAQSTPTERTTAGEVTARATAFGIPSDRRPADDPVALQAHMREVVARVRAGAGPFFQVLDTYRLAAHSKGDDDRDPQEIAEYRRRDPLLRLRTELGEAVAAPLAEGAERRIDAAVAAAEAIPYAGVDPDADAEAFAARSSGSAPAAAAFAGAADEPTTLVVQHLNAALHTMMAENDEVILLGEDLHDPYGGAFKVSRGLSTRFPQRVLSTPISEAGFIGIGTGLGLRGYRPVVEIMFGDFLALGADQVLNHLAKFRWMYNDRVETPVVIRTPVGGRRGYGPTHSQSIEKMFLGVPGLVVVAISLYHHPGTLLRRAVLEDPRPVLFLEQKLLYAKRLVREAPPGMVLDLHDSERHALYPTVVWRPADVPAEVTVVTYGAMTDIVEEAIAIGFDEDEVIAEYVVPSQLAPLHLAPIVDSVRRTGRLLVVEEGTAPWGFGAELVARVVESMQERGPRCGRVAAHHLPIPNARPAEDLVLPDAARVVAAMRALRR, from the coding sequence ATGTCTAACCAAGCAGTCCGTGACCGTACCCCGCACGTGACACCCGAGACCGTGGCCCTCGAGCGGATGCTGCTCATTCGCGCCGTCGAGGAGCGTCTGCTGGCGCTGTTCTCGGCCGGGAAGCTGTTCGGCACGACGCATACCTGCATCGGGCAGGAAACCACGGCGGTCGGTGTCGTAGGCGCGCTGGACCTGACTCGCGACATCGTCTTCTCCACGCACCGCTGCCACGGCCACTACCTGATGTACTCGAACAATCCCGAGGCGCTCATTGCCGAGATCATGGGCCGCCAGTCCGGGACCTGCGGCGGGCGCGGCGGCAGCCAGCACCTCTACGAACGCAACTTTTTCTCCAACGGCGTGCAAGGCGGGATCCTGCCGGTCGCCACCGGCGTTGCCCTCGCCGAGCAGTTCAGGGGCTCCGACGCGGTCACGGTTGCCTTTCTCGGCGACGGCACCCTCGGCGAAGGCGCCGTGTACGAGGCTCTGAACATGGCGGCCCTGTGGCGGGCCCCGGTCGTTTTCGTGCTCGAACACAACCGCTACGCGCAGTCGACACCGACCGAACGCACGACCGCGGGAGAAGTCACGGCGCGGGCGACCGCCTTCGGCATCCCCTCGGATCGCCGGCCGGCCGACGACCCGGTCGCCCTGCAGGCCCATATGCGCGAGGTGGTCGCCCGCGTACGGGCCGGGGCGGGACCGTTCTTCCAGGTGCTCGATACCTACCGGCTCGCCGCTCACAGCAAGGGCGACGACGATCGCGACCCGCAGGAAATCGCCGAGTACCGCCGGCGCGACCCGCTGCTTCGCTTGCGTACCGAGCTGGGCGAGGCGGTCGCCGCCCCGCTGGCGGAAGGCGCCGAGCGGCGTATCGACGCGGCGGTCGCCGCGGCCGAAGCGATCCCTTATGCCGGCGTCGATCCCGATGCCGACGCCGAGGCGTTCGCGGCGCGCAGCTCCGGTTCGGCTCCGGCCGCGGCCGCGTTCGCCGGCGCCGCCGACGAGCCGACGACCCTGGTCGTGCAGCACCTCAACGCCGCACTGCACACCATGATGGCCGAGAACGACGAGGTCATCCTCCTCGGTGAAGACCTGCACGATCCCTACGGCGGCGCCTTCAAAGTCAGCCGCGGCCTCTCGACCCGCTTTCCGCAGCGCGTCCTGTCCACGCCGATCAGCGAAGCCGGCTTCATCGGAATCGGTACCGGCCTCGGTTTGCGCGGCTACCGACCTGTGGTCGAAATCATGTTCGGCGACTTCCTCGCACTCGGCGCCGACCAGGTCCTCAACCACCTCGCCAAGTTCCGCTGGATGTACAACGATCGGGTCGAGACGCCGGTGGTGATCCGCACCCCCGTGGGCGGCCGCCGCGGCTATGGACCGACCCACAGTCAGAGCATCGAGAAGATGTTCCTCGGCGTACCCGGCCTGGTCGTCGTCGCCATCAGCCTCTACCACCATCCCGGCACGCTCCTGCGGCGCGCCGTACTCGAAGATCCGCGGCCGGTCCTCTTCCTCGAGCAGAAGCTCCTGTACGCCAAACGTCTCGTCCGCGAGGCACCGCCGGGCATGGTGCTCGACCTGCACGACAGCGAGCGCCACGCGCTCTACCCCACGGTCGTATGGCGACCCGCCGACGTTCCCGCGGAGGTCACCGTCGTCACTTATGGGGCAATGACCGATATCGTCGAGGAGGCCATCGCCATCGGCTTCGACGAAGACGAAGTAATCGCCGAGTACGTCGTGCCGTCGCAACTCGCGCCGTTACACCTCGCTCCCATCGTCGACTCGGTGCGCCGCACGGGGCGGTTGCTGGTGGTCGAAGAAGGGACTGCCCCGTGGGGGTTCGGTGCCGAGCTTGTCGCCCGGGTAGTCGAGTCCATGCAGGAACGCGGGCCGCGCTGCGGCCGGGTTGCCGCCCATCACCTGCCGATCCCCAACGCTCGACCGGCCGAGGATCTCGTCCTCCCCGACGCCGCGCGGGTGGTGGCCGCTATGCGAGCGCTCCGCCGATGA
- a CDS encoding 2-oxo acid dehydrogenase subunit E2 yields the protein MTSAGPAAASGAHPILVPREIVNADSVYVVRWAVGDGTFTKQGTALCDIETSKAVMTLEAERDGYVRHCAVVGDEVAVGGVLGYLTAEANAPLPVADETARPAAGAPSSVRFSGKARQKIEELGLDLALFAGRGLVREQDVIDIAAAQRAGAATHQDLRGPFSLEPLGPIQRRVARVMEQSTTIPVSALERRVDLGPVRERARAMAQETKRVVSDVDLLVAAVAQACTAHPRFNAFVTPDYQLHLFEHVNVGVAVDVEGDLYVVVVRDAATKAPADIARELRGLQYLAQRRRVGVEQLSGGTITVTSMIGRGVHRFRPIPYPQQAAIVGIADLEPGTTYAALTLVFDHRVANGSQAAAFLGAIDAAMRG from the coding sequence ATGACATCCGCCGGCCCCGCCGCCGCCTCCGGCGCCCATCCCATCCTCGTACCCCGCGAGATCGTCAACGCCGATAGCGTCTATGTCGTCCGCTGGGCCGTCGGTGACGGCACCTTCACCAAGCAGGGCACCGCCCTCTGCGACATCGAGACGTCCAAGGCAGTCATGACCCTGGAGGCCGAGCGCGACGGGTACGTTCGGCACTGCGCCGTGGTCGGCGACGAGGTGGCGGTCGGCGGCGTGCTCGGGTACCTGACTGCTGAAGCGAACGCCCCCCTGCCGGTGGCCGACGAGACGGCGAGGCCCGCGGCCGGTGCCCCGTCAAGCGTGCGGTTCAGCGGCAAAGCGCGACAGAAAATCGAAGAGCTGGGCCTCGACCTGGCCTTGTTTGCGGGCCGCGGTCTGGTGCGCGAGCAAGACGTGATCGACATCGCCGCCGCGCAGCGAGCCGGCGCCGCCACCCACCAGGACCTGCGCGGGCCGTTCAGCCTCGAACCGCTCGGCCCGATTCAGCGGCGCGTCGCCCGCGTTATGGAGCAGAGTACGACGATCCCCGTCTCGGCTTTGGAGCGTCGCGTCGATCTCGGCCCGGTACGCGAGCGGGCCCGCGCGATGGCGCAAGAAACGAAGCGGGTCGTGTCCGACGTGGACTTGCTGGTCGCAGCCGTGGCGCAGGCCTGCACCGCACACCCGCGCTTCAATGCGTTCGTGACGCCGGACTACCAGTTGCACCTTTTCGAGCACGTCAACGTCGGCGTCGCCGTCGACGTTGAGGGCGATCTATACGTCGTGGTGGTCCGCGACGCGGCGACCAAGGCACCGGCCGATATCGCCAGGGAACTGCGCGGCTTGCAGTACCTCGCGCAGCGCCGGCGGGTGGGCGTCGAACAACTGAGCGGCGGCACCATCACCGTCACCTCGATGATCGGTCGCGGGGTGCATCGTTTCCGTCCCATCCCTTACCCGCAACAGGCCGCCATCGTCGGCATCGCCGACCTCGAGCCGGGAACGACGTACGCCGCCCTGACGCTGGTGTTCGATCATCGGGTAGCCAACGGATCGCAGGCGGCCGCCTTCCTCGGCGCCATCGACGCCGCCATGCGCGGCTGA
- a CDS encoding four helix bundle suffix domain-containing protein → MADGSSLIPKHGGYRALKSFQVAQLIYDLTVRFCDRYVGRRSRTHDQMVQAARSGVQNIAEGSQVSGTSKKLELKLTNVARASLEELRLDYQDFLRQRGLPQWPPDHPALQRFKARRCATLDEVRSWVREERQQWRRTEGLRDCSPDWHGPARTDTDAATSDLCRSVSGPCQSVSRPCRSTPRDPSPAVPPAYPTLAANAALSLLNVACHLLDRQLAAQAAAFEREGGFTERLYRARSAQRGPRRPIS, encoded by the coding sequence ATGGCGGACGGCAGCAGCCTGATACCGAAACACGGGGGATACCGCGCGCTCAAGAGCTTTCAGGTGGCGCAGTTGATCTATGACCTGACGGTTCGGTTTTGCGATCGATACGTCGGCCGGCGCAGTCGAACCCACGATCAGATGGTGCAGGCCGCGCGCAGCGGCGTACAGAACATAGCGGAGGGCAGCCAGGTCTCGGGCACGTCGAAGAAGCTGGAGCTGAAGCTGACCAACGTCGCCCGGGCCAGCCTGGAGGAGCTACGGCTCGACTACCAGGATTTCCTGCGGCAGCGAGGACTACCGCAATGGCCCCCGGACCATCCGGCGCTGCAACGCTTCAAGGCCAGGCGCTGCGCGACGCTGGACGAGGTACGGAGCTGGGTGCGGGAAGAGCGTCAGCAGTGGAGAAGAACGGAGGGGTTAAGAGATTGCAGTCCGGACTGGCACGGACCGGCACGGACCGACACGGACGCGGCGACTTCGGATCTGTGCCGATCCGTATCCGGTCCGTGCCAGTCCGTGTCTCGTCCGTGTCGGTCCACGCCACGTGACCCCTCTCCGGCCGTGCCGCCCGCTTACCCGACCCTCGCGGCCAACGCCGCGCTGTCGCTGCTGAATGTCGCTTGCCACCTGCTCGATCGACAGCTCGCCGCCCAGGCTGCCGCCTTCGAACGCGAGGGTGGTTTCACCGAACGTTTGTACCGGGCCCGCTCGGCACAGCGAGGTCCGCGCCGACCGATCTCATGA